A single Gambusia affinis linkage group LG22, SWU_Gaff_1.0, whole genome shotgun sequence DNA region contains:
- the LOC122825631 gene encoding C-C chemokine receptor type 6-like translates to MNISNDPTSPPNEYDDNYPDYEPCSFSDSNSVNFVVGPYIHSIICILGLVGNSLVILTFALYKRTKSMTDVYLLNVAIADLLFVLALPFIVYNEMYSWPMGQVACKLLRGSYSVNLYSGMLMLACISTDRYIAIVQARRSFRLRSVSSSHIICFLIWIFALLVSVPTFHFYHWYEPSHHEITWFNSTEEEETTDPQYVCEWKFDDSNTASIVKVAVPSTQLAIGFFLPLLIMIFCYTSVIITLQKAKSYKRHKAIRVVMVVMLVFIVCHLPYNLALLYETVSYFELRDCHAESSLKTAMSVLQTVAYLHCCLNPLLYAFIGVNFRNHFRRIFQNLCCLGQRYLAPRHSSRVTSDICMSTVRRSVDRSSRTSTSFLT, encoded by the coding sequence ATGAACATCTCCAATGACCCAACATCTCCACCCAATGAATATGATGACAACTACCCTGATTATGAACCGTGTTCCTTCAGTGACAGCAACAGTGTGAACTTTGTGGTTGGTCCTTACATTCACTCCATCATCTGCATCCTGGGCTTGGTGGGGAACAGCCTGGTCATCCTCACCTTTGCCCTCTACAAGAGAACCAAATCCATGACTGACGTCTACCTGCTCAATGTGGCCATCGCTGACCTGCTGTTCGTGCTGGCTCTACCTTTCATCGTCTACAACGAGATGTACTCTTGGCCGATGGGGCAGGTGGCCTGTAAGCTGCTGCGTGGTTCCTACAGCGTCAACCTGTACAGCggcatgctaatgttagcctgtATCAGCACCGACCGCTACATCGCCATCGTCCAGGCTCGCCGGAGCTTCAGGTTACGCTCGGTGTCAAGCAGCCACATTATCTGTTTCCTGATCTGGATCTTTGCCTTACTGGTGTCTGTTCCCACTTTCCACTTCTACCATTGGTACGAACCGTCACATCATGAGATCACCTGGTTCAACAgcacagaagaggaagagacaACAGATCCACAGTACGTCTGTGAGTGGAAATTTGATGACAGCAACACTGCTAGCATAGTGAAGGTTGCTGTTCCCAGCACCCAACTGGCCATTGGCTTCTTCCTGCCGCTGCTCATCATGATCTTCTGCTACACCTCAGTCATCATCACCCTGCAGAAAGCTAAAAGCTACAAGCGACACAAAGCGATCCGagtggtgatggtggtgatgcTGGTCTTCATCGTCTGCCACTTGCCTTACAACCTGGCCCTGTTGTATGAGACTGTCAGTTATTTTGAACTTCGTGATTGTCACGCTGAGTCTTCACTGAAAACGGCGATGTCTGTGCTGCAGACTGTCGCCTACCTGCACTGCTGCCTGAACCCGCTGCTGTACGCCTTCATCGGAGTGAACTTTAGGAACCACTTCAGGAGGATCTTCCAGAACCTGTGCTGTTTGGGTCAGAGGTACCTCGCCCCGCGCCACTCATCCAGGGTCACCTCTGATATCTGCATGTCCACAGTTCGCCGCTCGGTTGACAGGTCCAGCAGAACAAGCACATCTTTTCTTACATGA
- the LOC122825633 gene encoding kelch repeat and BTB domain-containing protein 11-like isoform X1 → MDQMAADKVKHPDPDRSDNPPQITAENCYELLEEAKRGGSERDKQRLLDFMSDHYLQVLRSPAVFGRLTAAERELILTRRMEGRKVLAVAETSEVLDSSRPQSPQREDPAPRRVFCLHPDSQRWELLTVLPEEVPAKGSGMCTLYNYLFVAGGMGTQDGRSTASDRVFCFNPRTGLWSRVRPLTQPRCQLRLVSMDGHLYAIGGECLFTVERYDPRADRWAHVAPLPRGSFAVAHEAVACGGALFVSGGSLFYRLLRYNSRRDEWEECPFNESRRRSADMVAHRSLIYRFDVERERAAVSVYRYNTLVKVWLGGARFPLDNPQPFRCAVLGDRIYCVSRGHALQFEVREEREGFLSEVLPGPAEARGSLVPFVLSLDK, encoded by the coding sequence ATGGACCAGATGGCAGCGGACAAGGTGAAGCATCCGGATCCAGACCGCAGCGACAACCCGCCGCAGATCACCGCGGAAAACTGCTACGAGCTGCTGGAAGAGGCGAAGCGCGGCGGCTCCGAGCGCGACAAGCAGCGGCTGCTGGACTTCATGAGCGACCACTACCTGCAGGTGCTGCGGAGCCCCGCCGTGTTCGGCCGGCTCACCGCCGCGGAGCGGGAGCTCATCCTGACCCGCAGGATGGAGGGGCGGAAGGTGCTGGCGGTGGCCGAGACCTCCGAGGTGCTGGACAGCAGCCGCCCGCAGAGCCCGCAGCGGGAGGACCCCGCCCCGCGCCGGGTGTTCTGCCTCCACCCGGACTCCCAGCGCTGGGAGCTGCTGACCGTCCTGCCGGAGGAAGTCCCGGCTAAAGGCTCCGGGATGTGCACCCTCTACAACTACCTGTTCGTGGCGGGCGGGATGGGGACACAGGACGGCCGCTCCACGGCGTCGGACCGGGTGTTCTGCTTCAACCCGCGGACCGGCCTCTGGAGCCGGGTCCGCCCGCTGACGCAGCCGCGCTGCCAGCTGCGGCTGGTGTCCATGGACGGACACCTGTACGCCATCGGGGGGGAGTGTCTGTTCACCGTGGAGCGCTACGACCCGCGCGCGGACAGGTGGGCTCACGTGGCTCCGCTGCCCAGAGGCTCCTTTGCGGTCGCGCACGAGGCTGTTGCGTGCGGCGGCGCGCTGTTCGTGTCCGGCGGCTCGCTCTTCTACCGCCTGCTGCGATACAACAGCCGCCGCGACGAGTGGGAGGAGTGTCCGTTCAACGAGAGCCGGCGGCGCTCCGCCGACATGGTGGCTCACCGCAGCCTCATCTACCGCTTCGACGTGGAGCGGGAGCGCGCGGCCGTGAGCGTGTACAGGTACAACACGCTGGTGAAGGTGTGGCTCGGCGGCGCGCGCTTCCCGCTGGACAACCCGCAGCCGTTCCGCTGTGCGGTGCTCGGAGACCGCATCTACTGCGTGAGCCGCGGCCACGCGCTGCAGTTCGAGGTGCGTGAGGAGCGCGAGGGCTTCCTGTCGGAGGTGCTTCCGGGTCCCGCGGAGGCCCGCGGGTCCCTGGTACCGTTCGTCCTCAGTCTGGACAAGTGA
- the LOC122825633 gene encoding kelch repeat and BTB domain-containing protein 11-like isoform X2 — protein sequence MDQMAADKVKHPDPDRSDNPPQITAENCYELLEEAKRGGSERDKQRLLDFMSDHYLQVLRSPAVFGRLTAAERELILTRRMEGRKVLAVAETSEVLDSSRPQSPQREDPAPRRVFCLHPDSQRWELLTVLPEEVPAKGSGMCTLYNYLFVAGGMGTQDGRSTASDRVFCFNPRTGLWSRVRPLTQPRCQLRLVSMDGHLYAIGGECLFTVERYDPRADSLIYRFDVERERAAVSVYRYNTLVKVWLGGARFPLDNPQPFRCAVLGDRIYCVSRGHALQFEVREEREGFLSEVLPGPAEARGSLVPFVLSLDK from the exons ATGGACCAGATGGCAGCGGACAAGGTGAAGCATCCGGATCCAGACCGCAGCGACAACCCGCCGCAGATCACCGCGGAAAACTGCTACGAGCTGCTGGAAGAGGCGAAGCGCGGCGGCTCCGAGCGCGACAAGCAGCGGCTGCTGGACTTCATGAGCGACCACTACCTGCAGGTGCTGCGGAGCCCCGCCGTGTTCGGCCGGCTCACCGCCGCGGAGCGGGAGCTCATCCTGACCCGCAGGATGGAGGGGCGGAAGGTGCTGGCGGTGGCCGAGACCTCCGAGGTGCTGGACAGCAGCCGCCCGCAGAGCCCGCAGCGGGAGGACCCCGCCCCGCGCCGGGTGTTCTGCCTCCACCCGGACTCCCAGCGCTGGGAGCTGCTGACCGTCCTGCCGGAGGAAGTCCCGGCTAAAGGCTCCGGGATGTGCACCCTCTACAACTACCTGTTCGTGGCGGGCGGGATGGGGACACAGGACGGCCGCTCCACGGCGTCGGACCGGGTGTTCTGCTTCAACCCGCGGACCGGCCTCTGGAGCCGGGTCCGCCCGCTGACGCAGCCGCGCTGCCAGCTGCGGCTGGTGTCCATGGACGGACACCTGTACGCCATCGGGGGGGAGTGTCTGTTCACCGTGGAGCGCTACGACCCGCGCGCGGACAG CCTCATCTACCGCTTCGACGTGGAGCGGGAGCGCGCGGCCGTGAGCGTGTACAGGTACAACACGCTGGTGAAGGTGTGGCTCGGCGGCGCGCGCTTCCCGCTGGACAACCCGCAGCCGTTCCGCTGTGCGGTGCTCGGAGACCGCATCTACTGCGTGAGCCGCGGCCACGCGCTGCAGTTCGAGGTGCGTGAGGAGCGCGAGGGCTTCCTGTCGGAGGTGCTTCCGGGTCCCGCGGAGGCCCGCGGGTCCCTGGTACCGTTCGTCCTCAGTCTGGACAAGTGA
- the LOC122825635 gene encoding C-C chemokine receptor type 6-like yields MNISNDPTSPPYEYDYNYPDYGPCPFSNNNSVNFVVGPYIHSIICILGLVGNSLVILTYALYKRTKSMTDVYLLNVAIADLLFVLALPFIVYNELYFWPMGQVACKLLRGSYSVNLYSGMLMLACISTDRYIAIVQARRSFRLRSVSNSRIICFLIWIFSLLVSVPTFHFYHWYEPSHHESTWINSTEEEETTDPQYVCEWKFDDSNTASIVKVAVPSTQLAIGFFLPLLIMIFCYTSVIITLQKAKNFQRHKAVRVVMVVVLVFIACHLPYNLALLYETVSLFKESECDEVDSLKMTMSVLQTVAYLHCCLNPLLYAFIGVKFRNHFRRIFRDLWCLGKRYIAPRRFSRVTSDTFMSTIRRSVDGSSENGTSFTM; encoded by the coding sequence ATGAACATCTCCAATGACCCAACATCTCCACCCTATGAATATGATTACAACTACCCTGATTATGGACCATGTCCCTTCAGTAACAACAACAGTGTGAACTTTGTGGTTGGTCCTTACATTCACTCCATCATCTGCATCCTGGGCTTGGTGGGGAACAGCCTGGTCATCCTCACCTATGCCCTCTACAAGAGAACCAAATCCATGACTGACGTCTACCTGCTCAATGTGGCCATCGCTGACCTGCTGTTCGTGCTGGCTCTACCTTTCATCGTCTACAACGAGCTGTACTTTTGGCCGATGGGGCAGGTGGCCTGTAAGCTGCTGCGTGGTTCCTACAGCGTCAACCTGTACAGCggcatgctaatgttagcctgtATCAGCACCGACCGCTACATCGCCATCGTCCAGGCTCGCCGGAGCTTCAGGTTACGCTCGGTGTCAAACAGTCGCATTATCTGTTTCCTGATCTGGATCTTTTCCTTACTGGTGTCTGTTCCCACTTTCCACTTCTACCATTGGTACGAACCGTCACATCATGAGAGCACCTGGATCAACAGCACAGAAGAGGAGGAGACAACAGATCCACAGTACGTCTGTGAGTGGAAATTTGATGACAGCAACACTGCTAGCATAGTGAAGGTTGCTGTTCCCAGCACCCAACTGGCCATTGGCTTCTTCCTGCCGCTGCTCATCATGATCTTCTGCTACACCTCAGTCATCATCACCCTGCAGAAAGCTAAAAACTTCCAGCGACACAAAGCGGTCCgagtggtgatggtggtggtgctGGTCTTCATCGCCTGCCACTTGCCTTACAACCTGGCCCTGTTGTATGAGACTGTCAGTTTGTTCAAAGAAAGCGAATGTGACGAAGTGGACTCTCTGAAGATGACGATGTCTGTGCTGCAGACCGTCGCCTACCTGCACTGCTGCCTGAACCCGCTGCTGTACGCCTTCATCGGCGTGAAGTTCAGGAACCACTTCAGGAGGATCTTCCGTGACCTGTGGTGTTTGGGTAAGAGGTACATCGCCCCGCGCCGTTTCTCCAGAGTCACTTCGGATACCTTCATGTCCACAATTCGTCGCTCGGTGGATGGGTCCAGTGAAAACGGCACGTCTTTTACCATGTGA